Part of the Bacteriovorax stolpii genome, CAACATACATGGATTGGGCCAAAAGAAACTTCGAAGAAAATGGCATCGTTTTAAAAGATCACATCTTTATCGTCGACAGTGCTCTCGATTACCTGGAAAAGGCCTCAAGCCGCTTTGATATGATCATCCTTGATCCTCCGACATTTTCTAACTCTAAAAAAATGGAAGAAGATTTTGAAGTGGAAAAAGACCAGGTGTTTTTAGTGAAACACTGTATGCGTCTTCTGGCCCCAGAAGGTGTTCTTTACTTCTCTAATAATAAAAGAAAATTTAAAATGGCCGAAGAACTGATGGGTGCTTACAACATTCAGGACATCACAGGAAAAACAATCCCTGAAGACTACCGCGATCAAAAAGTTCACCACTGCTTTAAGATCACGCATAAAGGTAAAGTCTAATGAACCAGTTCCCGGAAGCCATCACCAAGGCCTTAAGTGAAATGAAGATTGAATCGCTCACACCGATTCAAGAGAGTGCCATTCCAAAAATCCTGGAAGGGCGCGACCTGGTGGCCCTGGCCGAAACTGGAAGTGGAAAAACCCTGGCCTTTGTTCTTCCTATTATTACAAAACTTATCGGTGCTCCGAAAAGACCGACTAAAACACTAGTCATTACTCCGACAAAAGAGCTCTCAGAGCAGATCCTTGCTGTGGCAAAAAAATGTGCGCGCTTCACTAATATCATCAGCATCAGCCTCTATGGCGGAAAAAGTTTTGATACTCAGGCAAGAGAATTAAAAAATGGTGTACACCTTATTGTGGCCTGCCCTGGACGATTAAAAGATCATATCGAAAAAGAAACTATTGATTTAAGCGGAGTGGAAACTGTTGTTCTCGATGAAGCTGACCAGTTAATGGACATGGGTTTTCTTCCCCATATTAAAGTGGCCATGGAAGCCACGGCCAGTCGTAAACAGACACTGCTCTTTTCTGCAACGATGAGTGAAGAAGTTAAAACTCTTACGGAAGAATTCCTAAAAGATGCTGAGACAATCGAATTTAAAGCAAACCAAACGAAAGCGGCCATTTCTGAAATCTTTACTCCCATTAGCAATGATCTTCGCTACCCTTTTCTGCGCTTTTTATTAAAAGAGCACAAGATTAAGTCGTGTTTAATTTTCACCAAAACAAAAGAAGAGGCCAGAAGCCTCAATGCCCTTTTAGTTGCTGATAAATATAAAGCAGCCGTGCTTGAAGGAGATATGACGACTCACCAGAGAAAAAAATCTCTTATGGGGCTAAAAGAAAAAACTATCAACATCCTGGTTGCGACAGATATCGCTAGCCGTGGACTAGATATTCCTCACGTCTCTCACGTCATTAATATCGGCCCTCCTCAAAACAGCGACGCCTACATTCACCGCGTGGGAAGAACGGCCCGCCATGATAAACCAGGAATGGCGATCACTATTTACATCAAAGGCGAGGAAGATTTTGAATTGGAAGAGATTCTGAGCGCTCAAGGTAAAGAATTAAGCCCTACAAAGTATAAGGAATTCAATTATCAACTGCGCCTTGATAAAAAGTCCCTTAAACTGATCTAATATTTGAAAAATAAATAACTTAGAAGTGGCACTCTGACCCTGACCCGGCAAAAAATATTAAAAATTCTGACTGCTTACCCTACAAAAAAAAATTTATGCTATAATCTTTAGAATGAGAACGTTGCTTCTGGACTGCAACTATTTTCCCGTAAAGATAATAAACTGGCAGAAGGCCATGATACTCCTTCTGACCGGACGGGCGGAAGTTGTTGATGAATATCAAGATAAACTCATACGAACCGTTTCCACCGCTTATCGTCTCCCCAAAGTTCTCCGGTTATTTCAAAATCATAAAATCTCTCTGAACGTCAAATTTACCCGCATGAATGTTTTCTTCAGAGACCAATTCCAATGCCAATACTGCTCAATCAAACTTCCTGCTTCTGAACTTACTTTCGATCACATTATTCCTGTTTCCCAAAAAGGCCCAACTAGCTGGGAGAATGTCGTCACTTGCTGCAGGCCTTGCAACGGAAAAAAAGGATCAAAGAGTTTACATGCCTCGGGAATGAACCTTCTTCGTCCGGCCAAAAAACCGCGCTGGTCCCCGGAGCTTTGCCTGAGACTTTCCGATGAAGACCCGAGTGAATGGTGGAACTTTTTCCCGAATACAGCGAAGGCCGCTTCTTAATAACTAATCCCGATATTAAGACTCATTGAATTGACCTTGGGGTCAGAGCTTGACTTTGATCTGGTCACTGCATAGGAAGGAGAGATCGTTACACTCTCCCAAAGATCGACGTCGGCATAAGCTTCAATAGTGTTGGAAGTGTCGTTTTTATCCAGAAGATTTTTTCCATGGGAGTAATTTACACCCACTGACCAAAAACTCAGATCATTGTATTCGATATAACCTCCGAGCGAAGAATCAGAAAGATTGCCGACGGTGTCTGAAATATCAGTGTTGTCGATAGTGGTATTTTTAAAGGCCTTAAGGGTGCTCGCCCCTCTGGGAATAAAAGCATTTTTACTCCAATCAATTCCAAACGTAAAAAAGTCTCCGATGACCTGAGAGAAACCAATAGTCAAAGAAAGTTTTTCATAGCGTTCACTTTCAAGTTTAGAGTACTTCATAGAATCACTTTGCAGGCCAATTGAAAATTTTGTTACACCAAATGAGTGCTCTTTACTGGCAGAAGGGCTGTTTTTAATTGTGAGTTTACCGCTATAAGAAGAGCCTTTGTAGTTGTTGTAGTCGTCTATCTGTTTGTAGCCCACGGCCAGTCTCACCCTTTGGTCTGGTTTATAAATCAATGTGCCTTTATATGAATGAGCTTCATTATCTGCTCCAGAATCACTGCTTTCCTGATTGGACTGACTGGCATAAAGCGAGACGGAAAGTTTTTGAGTCATCCCAAAACCAAGGTTATAATTTTTGCCAATAGTCCCGGTAGAAGTTTGAGAAAGACCCGCTCCGAAATCAGCGGAGCGGGCCCATCGAGGGGTTATCGTCGCTATAAAAAAAACAGCTAAAACTAAAAGTGTCCAATTAGTCCTTTCGTCCTCTCCTTTCATTTCTTTCTGCTTTGCTGTTTTCTTTCTTCTCATTTTTTCTCTCTTCTTTTATCGCCTTTCTTTCTTCCTTAGCTTCACTTTTAGCGTCGCTGCGGGATTCTTTCTGATTCTCTTTTTTATTCTCTTTTTTATTTTCTTTGGCATCTTCGCTGGCCTCTTCTTTGTCTTCTTTCATTTCTTTTCTTCTTTCTCTCTCTTCTTTTCTTTCATCTCTTTTTCTGTCATCTCTCTCTCTCGGACCTCGCTCCCTTCTTCTGTCTCTTCGCTCATCATCCCTTCTTGGTGGTCTCTCGGGTCTGATGTCCAGGTCTTTTAAAGCAGAGAAGAAATCTTCACGGGAAATGTCTCCCGCCTTTAGTTTTTCTCTGAGTTCATCAAGTTTAGCCTTTTGCTCTTCTGTTAAATCCGATTTGGCCTCTGCCCGCTCAGATTTATCCGAACGCTCCTTCGTAGGTTTAGTCTTGTCGCTATTCTTGACTGTTTCATCAGTCTTGGTATCCGCGCCTGACTCTGATCCTGCGGAGGAGTCTGTCGTCGTAGTCGTAGTCGCTGCCCCCGTATCCGTTGACTCTTCTTGAGCAAAGGCAGGGATGGAAGTGAGAATAAGGGCCGATAAAAGAACGTGTTTCATAGCTATCACTCCTATTTTGGTCACTCCCTATTTGGAGTGGATCCTTCCCTAAAAGGTAAGGCAAGAGTGTTGAAAAACTATGGAGGTGATAAACTCCTTGAAAGGACTAGAGAATTTCATCTAAATAAAAAGGGCATTTTTTTCACCCCTAAGGTTCTCTTTCTCCCGGGCCTAGCTGTGTTAGAATTTTCTTTATGAAAAAAATCAATCTTATAGGTTCCGCTCTGCTTATGACTTTAACTTTTCATGAGGCCCTGGCACTTGAGTGCCCGGATAAAAACTCAGCTCCGGTGTGCCCTACAAGTGGTGCCACACTTTTAGATGAAACTTATCCAACACAGGCCTTCGTTATTTCCAATCAACCTTACATGCCGACAAAAGATGCAAAGAAAGTAACCCGCAACTTTGTCAGCAAGGTTATTGCTAATTACGATTATGAAAAAGTTCCGCAGATCATTCTGCCGATGACTGATAAAAAAGATTTTGATGTGCTGGTTGCCGATATTAAAAACCAACTGACACAAAAAAAATTACCCGAAGAAAAAATCAACGCCATCATCGGGCAAATCACTTACACTCCGATTCAAAGTTATACCTGGCAACAGGACTGGTTTGAATCCTTTGTCGATTTAAAGACAGGTTCTCCTAGCATCAGACAAATCGACAGCTACAACCGCGTCTGGCCTGATTCAGGAGAGAAACTAAGTAAGGCCGGTGAACAATGTGCTATCTCTCAAGGATCAAACATTAAAGAAGCCTACTCTCCAAATGCCAGTGCAAGAAACACAGAAGATGTTTCTTTTGGATCCGGAGAAATGGGTGGAAATATTGAAGGGGCCCCAGGTGGCTTCTGTCTAGTTGGAGACAACCAGGGGTCAGTATTTACCAACCAATTCTGTGGAAGCCCTGAGAACGTTATCCAACTGCAGACATCATGGCTTGCCGTAGGACACGTTGATGAGATTTTTAAAATCATTCCTACGCAATATAATGATGGCCGTCCTAAAGAATGTGAATTCTCTTTAATGGCCGCAAGTCCGAAAAAGGCCATGGAGCTGATGAGCAATCCAAAGCAAGGGCAAATCCCTTTTATGGACCTCGATGTTGATAACCCTGAAAAAGATGCTGCCGAATCCAGGAATACCAGAACAAATATCCGCTTTGGTGGAAACTATGTAACGTGCGAATACATCAATGATATTGTCAAAAAACGTCCTGGTGGAATCAAGACTCTTCCAGCTGGAGCACGCACTGTTTTACTAAAACTAATCTTTGGTAATGCCCAGGCACAAGATGTCAGCAACGAAGAAAAAATGCTCGTTGAATTGCAAAACAACTGCTCAAGCAACATCGACCAGGTCAGCAACTACGAAATCCAGGAAATGATGAAACTGGATAAACGCTTCACAACTCTCAACGATGCTATTGATGAATCAATTGAAAAAGATAAGGCGCTGATAAAATCAAAAATTCTCTCTCGCCTTCCTCAGTGTGCTAAATACTACGATGAACTGGATGTACCAAATATTTTCTACGGTGGTTATACGATGGAAAATCCAGAGACGAAAAAAGTTGAACTGGCAAAACCGGGCTCGACAAATTCGTTTCTTCCTAACCCTACCAACTCAGTTCTCATGAATAAAACAGTAGTCTTTCCAGACACTGGCAACAACCTGTTTAACGGTTATTTAAAAGACGAAATGAAAAAGAGAAAAATCAAATCTGATTTTATCTCCAGCTGGGATTATGCTCACCTTGGCGCTGGAAATATCCACTGCTCAAGCCACTCAATCCCACACTGTCGTCCGGCGGGGAAATAATTATGAAAGTATTACTGCTCACATTACTCGTTTCTTTTTCTGTGCACGCTAAAGATGAACACAACTTCAGCTGCAATGTGGATAAGGAATCTAGAGTTGAACTCTCACTCTTAGATAAAAACACTCCAAGCGTGAGCTTATTTTACAAGAAGTCCAAGTTCGCGACTTGCCAGTATGATAACACGCCTATGACACAAATGGGGAATCCACGCGCTCAGGTCAATGAGACTCTTTGGCATTTAAAATTAAAAAAATGCGATTATTATTTCGAAGATAAAAAAGAAAAAATCCCGGTAGTGGAGGCCGCCATGTTTAAGCAGTCCCACGAAAAACGCGATCACTACTTTCTCATTGTCAAAGGCAGACAACCGCTAAAGTGCAAGGCCATTAAATAAGCTTACGCTTAGCCATCTTTTTTAGTCGCTTTTTATTCAATTTCTATTCAAGAAGGCCCCTCGGGGCCTTTTGTAAGACATTGTAATCCTTTAGAGATTAAACAAATCTTTTACTAAATAAATTCTGAACTATAATGGAGGGATGAACATTGATAATAAGCTCCTCAATCTCAAAAGCTACCTGAGTGAAAACAAACTGGGTAAAAGCGGCATCAAGACGACACTCAATGAATCGGCCGTTGCTGGCAGCGAAAAAAACAACGTCGATTTAAACCTGGATGGCGATTCAAAGAATCCAAACGAAAAATCAAAAAAGAAACAAAAAAATAAAGAGGCCACAACAACACAAAAAGAAACCAAAGAAGTGGCGCCGGTAAAAAGTGATGCCGAAATTAAACAGGCAAACTTAAAAAAATTAAACTTACTATAGATATGAAAAAGCTCTTATCCACATTTATTCTGGCATGTGTCCCATTGTCTCTTATGGGAGAAACCATCATCCTAAAAGCGGACCGCTGGTGCCCTTTTAATTGCGATCCAACATCTGCTCAAAGTAAAGAGTTAGGCTACATCGTCGAAGTGGCGAAACTTGTCTTTGAAAGAAAAGGCCACAACATCGACTACCAGGTGGATACCTGGACCAATTCTATTGAGAGTGTACGAAGCGGGAAGGCCACAGGTTTGGTTTCAACGACCATGCCCGACGCTCCCGATTTCATCTACCCGGCAAAAAGCATGGGAAGTAATAAAGAATGTTTTTACGTCAAGGCCAAGGACCCATGGGAGTATGTGAGCTTAAGCAATTTAAAAGGCCGCAAACTCGGCATTGTCGAGTCTTACGCTTATTCCGCCGAACTCACCAGCTATCTGATGGATCACCCTGAGCAGACAGTCAAAGGAACTGGCAGCCTTCCTCTCATGTCCAACATTGAGAACATGAAGGAAAACAAAATTGACACTATCATCGAAAACCCGTTTGTCTTTAATTACTTCACAGAATCCAAAAAAATCCGCGACAACTATGAAGAGGCCGGATGCACCGAAGGAGATCCGCTTTATATTGGATTCTCTCCCAAGAACCCTCGCTCCAAGGAATTCGCAAAAATCCTTACAGAAGGCATAGAAGATTTGAGAAAGGACGGAACTCTAGGTAAGATCATTACCAAGTATTCACTCAAAGATTGGAGTCCTTGATCATGAACTATTGGCTTATGAAAAGTGAGCCGGATGTCTTTTCCATTGATGACCTCAAAAAAAAGAAAAAATCCGGATGGGATGGTGTTCGCAACTATCAAGCTAGAAACTATATGCGCGATGAGATGAAAATCGGCGATGTGGTTTTATTCTATCACTCTAGCTGTGAAATCCCGGGCATTGCAGGCCTTGCCAAGGTCTCAAAGACCTCTCATCCTGATCCTTCGCAATTTGACCCTAAAAGCGAGTATTATGACGAGAAAGCGACAAAGGACAATCCTCGCTGGTTTATGGTGGAAGTGGAGTTTGTAGAAAAATTTGAAAACGTAGTGACACTTGCAATGCTTAAAGCTCATAAGGGACTAGAAGGCATGCCTGTTGTTCAAAAAGGATCAAGACTTTCTATTAATCCGGTTACAGCTAACGAATTTAAAATCATTATAGGAATGAAATAAGCTTACAGGTGTCTAAATTTTAGGCGCCACACCCGATCTAGTTCAAGCCTAATTCACTGAAAAATCACAAGATAATGCCGGCATTACTTTTGCTTTAAATACCTCTAATTATTTAGGGAGATTTTTGTGAAGAGAAATTTTACCGGCACAATTTTTTTGTCATTTGTTTTACTTTTTAATAC contains:
- a CDS encoding DEAD/DEAH box helicase, producing the protein MNQFPEAITKALSEMKIESLTPIQESAIPKILEGRDLVALAETGSGKTLAFVLPIITKLIGAPKRPTKTLVITPTKELSEQILAVAKKCARFTNIISISLYGGKSFDTQARELKNGVHLIVACPGRLKDHIEKETIDLSGVETVVLDEADQLMDMGFLPHIKVAMEATASRKQTLLFSATMSEEVKTLTEEFLKDAETIEFKANQTKAAISEIFTPISNDLRYPFLRFLLKEHKIKSCLIFTKTKEEARSLNALLVADKYKAAVLEGDMTTHQRKKSLMGLKEKTINILVATDIASRGLDIPHVSHVINIGPPQNSDAYIHRVGRTARHDKPGMAITIYIKGEEDFELEEILSAQGKELSPTKYKEFNYQLRLDKKSLKLI
- a CDS encoding HNH endonuclease, with product MNVFFRDQFQCQYCSIKLPASELTFDHIIPVSQKGPTSWENVVTCCRPCNGKKGSKSLHASGMNLLRPAKKPRWSPELCLRLSDEDPSEWWNFFPNTAKAAS
- a CDS encoding protein-arginine deiminase family protein yields the protein MKKINLIGSALLMTLTFHEALALECPDKNSAPVCPTSGATLLDETYPTQAFVISNQPYMPTKDAKKVTRNFVSKVIANYDYEKVPQIILPMTDKKDFDVLVADIKNQLTQKKLPEEKINAIIGQITYTPIQSYTWQQDWFESFVDLKTGSPSIRQIDSYNRVWPDSGEKLSKAGEQCAISQGSNIKEAYSPNASARNTEDVSFGSGEMGGNIEGAPGGFCLVGDNQGSVFTNQFCGSPENVIQLQTSWLAVGHVDEIFKIIPTQYNDGRPKECEFSLMAASPKKAMELMSNPKQGQIPFMDLDVDNPEKDAAESRNTRTNIRFGGNYVTCEYINDIVKKRPGGIKTLPAGARTVLLKLIFGNAQAQDVSNEEKMLVELQNNCSSNIDQVSNYEIQEMMKLDKRFTTLNDAIDESIEKDKALIKSKILSRLPQCAKYYDELDVPNIFYGGYTMENPETKKVELAKPGSTNSFLPNPTNSVLMNKTVVFPDTGNNLFNGYLKDEMKKRKIKSDFISSWDYAHLGAGNIHCSSHSIPHCRPAGK
- a CDS encoding substrate-binding periplasmic protein; translated protein: MKKLLSTFILACVPLSLMGETIILKADRWCPFNCDPTSAQSKELGYIVEVAKLVFERKGHNIDYQVDTWTNSIESVRSGKATGLVSTTMPDAPDFIYPAKSMGSNKECFYVKAKDPWEYVSLSNLKGRKLGIVESYAYSAELTSYLMDHPEQTVKGTGSLPLMSNIENMKENKIDTIIENPFVFNYFTESKKIRDNYEEAGCTEGDPLYIGFSPKNPRSKEFAKILTEGIEDLRKDGTLGKIITKYSLKDWSP
- a CDS encoding EVE domain-containing protein, with protein sequence MNYWLMKSEPDVFSIDDLKKKKKSGWDGVRNYQARNYMRDEMKIGDVVLFYHSSCEIPGIAGLAKVSKTSHPDPSQFDPKSEYYDEKATKDNPRWFMVEVEFVEKFENVVTLAMLKAHKGLEGMPVVQKGSRLSINPVTANEFKIIIGMK